One genomic region from Thermococcus celericrescens encodes:
- a CDS encoding FKBP-type peptidyl-prolyl cis-trans isomerase — translation MKIEAGDFVVFHYIGRFENGEVFDTSYEDIARENEIYVEEREYGPLGVNVGVGEIIPGLDEALIGMEIGEKKTVTIPPEKAYGMPNPELVIDVPLTEFTNIGMEPVEGMYVMTDSGIAKIAKVGEESVSLDFNHPLAGKTLVFEVEIVDIEKGKDSESEATADVE, via the coding sequence ATGAAGATTGAAGCTGGAGATTTTGTGGTGTTCCACTACATAGGCAGGTTTGAGAACGGTGAAGTTTTTGACACGAGTTACGAGGACATCGCCAGGGAAAACGAGATATACGTCGAGGAGAGGGAGTACGGCCCGCTCGGCGTCAATGTCGGTGTCGGCGAGATAATCCCCGGCCTCGACGAGGCGCTGATTGGGATGGAGATTGGCGAAAAGAAGACCGTCACGATTCCGCCGGAGAAGGCCTACGGCATGCCCAACCCTGAGCTGGTTATAGACGTTCCCCTCACCGAGTTCACCAACATAGGGATGGAGCCGGTTGAGGGCATGTACGTCATGACTGACTCGGGGATAGCAAAGATAGCCAAAGTCGGGGAAGAGAGCGTCAGTCTCGACTTCAACCACCCGCTCGCAGGAAAGACCCTTGTGTTCGAGGTCGAGATAGTGGACATAGAAAAGGGAAAGGACTCAGAGTCCGAAGCCACCGCTGATGTTGAGTGA